Proteins from a genomic interval of Chroococcidiopsis thermalis PCC 7203:
- a CDS encoding non-ribosomal peptide synthetase has protein sequence MTSIESLDNISEEVFVFPASFAQQRLWFLDRLFPGTSFYNVPTTVRLSGVLDLKALEESFNEIVRRHEILRTNFGVQEGQPVQLITSHSKVFLKISDLQQLPASEREAAAQQAIAREIQQPFNLDRDSLLRVTLLQLDESEYVLVINLHHIVFDEWSIAILIRELELLYSAFSTGKPSPLPELSIQYADFAHWQRQWLQGEVLESQLSYWRSQLHNLSVLEFESNRCRPKERGDRGAIKLLELPQDLSQALLALSHQEGVTLFMTLLAAFQVLLYRYTGQTDIAVGSPIANRNRRELEDLIGFFANSLVLRTDLSGNPSFRELLARVRQVTVEAYAHQDSPFEKLVEELHPERQGSRNPLFQVVFALQNAPIEQLTLPKLSLSSFKVETTTARFDLEFYLWECAENFRSLWGDGWQQSEGLRGVLVYNTELFEPSAIARMLTHFQMLLTGVVTDPDTNLADLPILSAAEQHQLVEWNQTGRSYPERGIHQLFELQVEQSPNAIAVSFGDRQYTYHELNSGSNQLAHYLRKLGVGCETLVGICMEPSPMAIASLLGILKAGAAYVPLDPTYPPERLQFMLEDAQVSVLVTQQALAPLFKLSWGDRNLKVVCLEKDWEAIAQESEQNPSDRTTVDRLAYVIYTSGSTGIPKGVAVTHRAVNRLVCNTNYITLEPGDKVAQCANLSFDAATFEIWGALLNGAQLVGCDREVMLAPQKFAQAIRQQEISILFLTTALFNQMAREVPDCFRSLRYLLFGGEAVDVRCVKAVKQHGAPAHLLHVYGPTENTTFTSWYEVQDIPEAATSIPIGRPVASTQIYLLDTHLNPVPVGVTGEIYIGGDGLAKEYLNRPQLTAERFICQGSRESGGRELRKLRELRKLSKQKNTHHSITNYQLPITDTRLYKTGDLARYLPDGNLEFVGRTDAQIKLRGFRIELGEIETVLKQYPSVEETVVVVREDGSSDRRLVAYIVLNTKRSPQPPFLRGASKFPASQGGLGESEASKFPPSQGGLGGIGDLRSFLKTKLPNYMLPSAFVVLKALPLTPNGKVDRQALPSPDFTSVDLPTLAPRTSVEAQLAQLWAETLGRQVGMSDDFFELGGHSLLATQLVSRIRDRLGVEVPLGVLFETPTIVAIAQYIDTLRGADRVQTAEAETSAQNREEVEF, from the coding sequence CGCTCGATAACATTTCTGAGGAAGTCTTTGTTTTTCCGGCATCGTTTGCACAACAACGGCTTTGGTTTCTCGATCGCCTATTTCCTGGTACTTCGTTCTATAATGTGCCGACGACGGTTCGTCTATCGGGCGTGCTTGACTTAAAAGCGTTGGAAGAAAGCTTTAATGAAATTGTCCGCCGTCACGAAATATTGCGTACCAACTTCGGAGTGCAAGAGGGGCAACCCGTACAACTAATTACGTCCCATTCAAAGGTATTTCTTAAGATATCCGATTTACAGCAGTTGCCTGCAAGCGAACGAGAAGCAGCAGCGCAACAGGCGATCGCGCGGGAGATCCAGCAGCCTTTTAACCTGGATCGAGATTCTCTGCTGCGAGTAACGCTGCTACAACTAGACGAGTCAGAGTATGTTTTGGTCATCAATCTGCACCACATCGTTTTTGATGAGTGGTCGATCGCGATCCTAATTCGAGAATTAGAATTGCTCTACTCTGCTTTTAGTACGGGTAAACCTTCCCCTTTGCCCGAACTGTCAATTCAATATGCTGACTTTGCCCACTGGCAACGACAATGGTTGCAAGGGGAAGTGCTAGAATCGCAACTATCTTACTGGCGATCGCAGTTACACAATTTATCCGTTCTAGAGTTCGAGAGCAATCGTTGCCGTCCAAAAGAACGAGGAGATCGGGGAGCAATTAAGTTACTAGAGTTGCCACAAGACTTATCTCAAGCACTTTTGGCACTGAGTCATCAAGAAGGCGTAACGCTGTTCATGACATTACTAGCAGCGTTCCAAGTCTTGTTATATCGCTATACAGGACAGACCGATATAGCTGTAGGATCGCCAATTGCCAATCGCAATCGGCGGGAATTAGAGGATTTAATTGGCTTTTTTGCCAATAGTTTAGTTCTACGAACCGATCTCTCAGGTAATCCCAGCTTTCGCGAGTTGCTGGCGAGAGTGCGACAGGTGACGGTAGAAGCCTACGCTCATCAAGATTCACCCTTTGAGAAGTTAGTAGAAGAGTTGCACCCAGAACGTCAAGGAAGCCGCAACCCATTGTTTCAAGTGGTATTTGCGCTGCAAAACGCACCTATAGAACAGCTAACGCTACCTAAACTCTCGCTCTCTTCCTTCAAAGTGGAAACAACAACCGCTCGGTTCGATCTAGAGTTTTATCTATGGGAATGCGCCGAAAACTTTAGGAGTTTATGGGGCGACGGGTGGCAGCAGTCGGAAGGATTGCGTGGTGTTTTAGTTTACAACACCGAGCTGTTTGAGCCAAGTGCGATCGCCCGGATGCTAACTCATTTCCAAATGTTATTAACTGGAGTAGTTACCGATCCCGACACAAATTTAGCAGATCTACCGATTTTGAGCGCCGCAGAGCAGCATCAATTAGTAGAGTGGAATCAAACTGGACGTAGTTATCCAGAGCGCGGCATTCACCAATTGTTTGAACTTCAGGTAGAACAAAGTCCAAATGCTATTGCAGTAAGTTTTGGCGATAGACAATATACCTATCATGAGTTGAATAGTGGTAGCAACCAACTGGCACATTATCTGCGAAAACTAGGTGTAGGTTGCGAAACGCTGGTAGGTATCTGCATGGAACCTTCTCCAATGGCGATCGCTTCTTTGCTAGGTATCCTCAAAGCCGGAGCAGCTTACGTTCCTCTAGATCCAACTTATCCCCCCGAACGGTTGCAGTTCATGTTGGAGGATGCTCAAGTATCTGTACTAGTGACGCAACAAGCATTAGCCCCCCTTTTTAAGCTCAGTTGGGGGGATCGAAATTTAAAAGTTGTTTGTTTAGAAAAGGATTGGGAAGCGATCGCGCAAGAAAGCGAGCAGAACCCAAGCGATCGAACAACCGTAGATCGCCTTGCCTACGTAATTTATACTTCTGGCTCGACGGGAATCCCAAAGGGCGTAGCAGTAACTCATCGAGCCGTAAATAGATTAGTATGCAACACCAACTACATCACTTTAGAACCTGGGGATAAAGTCGCTCAATGTGCCAATCTGTCATTTGATGCAGCAACCTTTGAGATTTGGGGCGCACTGCTAAATGGAGCGCAATTAGTGGGGTGCGATCGCGAAGTGATGCTTGCTCCCCAAAAGTTTGCCCAAGCGATTCGACAGCAGGAAATTAGCATCCTGTTTTTGACAACCGCTTTATTCAATCAAATGGCGCGAGAAGTACCCGACTGTTTTCGTTCGCTGCGCTACTTGCTATTTGGGGGTGAAGCAGTTGATGTCAGGTGCGTAAAAGCAGTCAAGCAGCACGGCGCACCCGCACATTTGCTGCACGTATATGGACCGACTGAAAACACTACATTTACTTCCTGGTATGAAGTGCAAGACATACCAGAAGCAGCAACATCAATTCCGATCGGTCGTCCCGTTGCTAGCACTCAAATCTACCTGCTGGATACTCACCTAAACCCCGTACCTGTTGGCGTTACCGGAGAAATTTACATTGGTGGCGATGGATTAGCAAAAGAATATTTGAATCGTCCTCAGTTGACGGCTGAACGATTTATTTGCCAAGGGAGCAGGGAGTCGGGAGGAAGAGAGCTGAGGAAGCTGAGGGAGCTGAGGAAGCTGAGCAAGCAAAAAAACACGCACCACTCAATTACCAATTACCAATTACCAATTACCGATACCCGCTTGTACAAAACCGGAGATCTCGCCCGCTATCTTCCCGATGGTAATCTCGAATTTGTTGGTCGTACTGACGCGCAAATTAAGTTGCGGGGTTTTCGGATTGAGTTGGGCGAGATTGAAACAGTCTTGAAGCAGTATCCGAGTGTAGAAGAAACTGTTGTTGTGGTGCGGGAGGATGGGAGTAGCGATCGCCGTTTGGTTGCTTACATCGTTCTCAACACGAAGAGATCCCCCCAACCCCCCTTTTTAAGGGGGGCTAGCAAATTTCCCGCTTCGCAAGGGGGACTAGGGGAGAGCGAGGCTAGTAAATTCCCCCCTTCTCAAGGGGGGTTAGGGGGGATCGGCGATCTGCGAAGCTTCCTCAAAACAAAACTGCCAAATTACATGCTGCCTTCCGCTTTTGTAGTCTTGAAGGCTTTGCCACTAACACCTAACGGCAAAGTAGATCGGCAGGCACTTCCCTCACCCGATTTTACTTCTGTCGATCTACCAACCCTTGCACCGCGAACGTCGGTTGAAGCTCAGTTAGCGCAGCTTTGGGCGGAAACTTTGGGACGACAAGTAGGTATGAGCGACGATTTTTTTGAATTGGGCGGACATTCGCTCTTAGCCACGCAATTAGTTTCCCGAATACGCGATCGCCTTGGGGTAGAAGTGCCACTGGGAGTTCTATTTGAAACACCAACGATTGTGGCGATCGCGCAATATATTGATACGCTCCGTGGCGCAGATCGGGTACAAACGGCTGAGGCTGAGACATCCGCTCAAAATCGCGAGGAGGTAGAATTTTGA